The genomic stretch ACGGCCACGCAAGCGCTCAAGTTTCTGCCTAAGCTTCCGCACTTTGCGTGCCAAACAACCAAATTCCTTTGCACCCCACATGCTTAAAGATGCCTGCATATCATTAAGGGCTTGAACAACCCCACTCAGACCATCACGTCCAGCACCCTTCTTCCATTTCGCTAACACCAGATCATCATAATCAGCATGTGTTTGCCATACATCCTCATAGCGGAAGTGTTTGGGTCCCCTAGGTCGCGTATCACCCACATCTACCCGGAACTCAGATAGAACAAAGCAATGATCTGACTCCGAGGTCACAATGTGCCGAACTCTTTTGTGAGCAAACATATTCATAAAAGCTTCATTACCAAGAGATCTATCTAGTCTGGCTTTGACATTTGCCACACCCATCTGACCGTTATCCCATGTGTACTCCACTCCCGACCACCCCGGATCAACAAGCGAGCAATCCTCAAGCACCTCACGAAACGCTCGCATTTGCCACTCCGGCCTCAAAGCTCGGAAAAATGCTCGAAGCATATAAAGTTTCATTAAAATCGCCCACACAGAGCCAGGCTGAGTGTTCAATCCCGTGCAGCGTACGAAGGGATCTCCAGCTATGATGTCTATCTTCCGCTCTTGGAGCCCCATAAAATCCAGTCCATCTCCATTGCAGTTCAGGACTATCAATCTTCCTCACCATAGTATCAATATGGCAGAAACTAAAATTTTTAACCTCAACAAATACATCTGCTGACCAGAAAGCACCAATACCACCACTCAAACCATCACTATTCACAGCAAAACAGCCTGCAAAACCCAAAGATTCCTTCAGATTTTCCACACGCTTAGCAGAAATTTTCGTCTCCATCACAAACAGGAGACTAGGGCGTTCTTGCTTCACAATATTGCGAAGTTCACGAACAGCCGCCTGGTTCCCAAGCCCGCGACTGTTCCATTCTAAGCAATTCATTGCTCCGGGCAGGGCTGCACAGCAGCCGCTGCCGAGTTGTCCGAGTTAGTCGGTGTAGGTTTCTTCTTTTTTGCATCCCTTTCATAAATCTCCACGCCACCTGGTTCACCGGTCATGGCACCCTTAGCTGGATCTTCATATACAACAACACTCATGCCCTCGCCATCCGGATTACTCTTCAGGAGCGGCATCTCTACCCTCCTATACTCTTTTTGCACAACACCAGATTTACGCTTTGCAGCCGGGTTCTTTTTCAGAGGCGACGTAACTTCTGTCCCCTTCTCAGCTACATTACTAGAGTTGCGTGTCTCTGCATTCCTGTTCTGGCTAGGTCCCGCCGAACCTTCACGGACAAATGGTTTCTTCCAAGCATCTGGTGCTCTCAGACCCTTGCCAAAAGGAAGCATCCCATTCTCATCCCGATGACCAGGGTTCGGGCAGAGAAGGTCTGAGTGTCCTAAACGACCACAAGAGAAACAAAAATGAGGTACATGCTCGTACTGGATTTCATACATATCCATGCTCTTTCTCTTAGCAGAATCGATCAACACCCATCTCCTCAAGGGCTTTGCAATATCAATGGTGACCCTCACCCTTAGGAAACCACCAACATGGTCAAACTGAACCTCAGTAGCCTTTCTATCAATCTGATGGGCAATCGGTAACCACCATTTTTGATCTCTCAGGTTGAAAGGCAGATTCATGATCCGTGCCCAAAGAGAAAGCCGATCAAATCTTAATTCCGAGGGCTGCATACAATCCTCAAACTCACATAAGATCACAGCATTATTACTCACATGCCATGGAGAACCTTCCCAGACTCGGTCACGATCGCGCTTAGTCGCGAAGTCAGCAACAAACATGTTGATTCCAACCGATCTGAACATCAATCCTCTAGGGTTACCCCAGGCCGGGCGAAGCGCACTGGCTATGGTCTGGATATGAAACACAGTGCGGTGAAGGACCTTACCCGCCAGTGACCACTTCTGCACAGGATCATCATCACGATCATCCACCACCAGGGGGGTGGCCTCCTCATCAGTGATGTCCAACCTTCCCAGCTCCTCTTCAAGTTTCGCCCTTGCCGCACGCGGCGACAGCGCCCCTTGAGCCGTCTCTGTGTTGCTCGCAGGCGAAGCCATTCTCGTCGCAAGACTTTCCCTCGCTCGCCCCGCCGATCAGATCgacgtgcgccgccgcgtccaccAAACCCTTATCGCCCCTGGGAGAGGCTCCGAGAGTTACGGGGAAATAAAGTAGTTGTGGTTTAGTTACGGAATTGCTTCACACACGATGTTTTGCATACGACTTCCGTACGATACTTCCTCCACGACATTTTTTTCAGGCTAACACGGTGCTAATTACTGACCCGTGCCCAAATATCCCTTACCCAGCCCAAATAAAAAACCCAAGCCCACGACTCCAGGCCCTTATGCTCATCCAAAACAAGTCGGTTCCCCATATTCTTCAAGATGATCTATTCCTTGCCGATCTGCAAATCAGTGCGTAACAAGTTATCTGCAATAATCTGTGATTCCTATTGAAGTTTTCCACAAGTTTTGATGTATTTTTGTAAGAAGTAATAGGTATCACTCTCCTCTGCCAAACTGCCGTTTGCATCGAGCTCCCATCTCCGAATTTTATGTAGAGCTAGAAAATCGCGATGATTTTTAAATAATATGGTTTTTATTTAAATTACACGCATATTACAtgatttcaaaaaatttaaacATGCGGCTCGGTCGGCCACACAACTGCCGATCGGCCAGCATGCCGCCGATTAGGCCGTCTGACGGACTATGGCCCTATGGTAGATAGAACAATACATATACTCGGTTGGTGTGAGACGTGGATGTGTAGGTTTCGCCAAGGACTACATCAACGACACGAACCTCCCTGCCGTCCTCGCGGTCCGACCCACCGGTCCTGGCCTGTCCGTCTCGGTCTGCGCGGATGGACGGACAACCTGCGCACgctctagcggggcgacgcaaacggaccgaCCCGTCCGCCACGACCCATCCGCGCCCCAAATTTGGGAAACCGATGCATCAGCGCGGGCAACGAGCGTGTCCTCCTGTGTctgtggtcgtggccgtgggagAGCCGCAGCCGAGGCCGACGAGGAAGAGGTAGCGGGAGAGGCTAGAGTCAGCCACCAGCGTTGATGTcgccaccatcgtcgcccgagccGGTCGCCATCGACCTCTCCGGCTTTGAGTTTGGCGTGACCGTCCACTAGGGCATGAGCTAGGACAGGCTGCGCCTGCCCCAGAGGTTCACCTCGATCGTCGACGGGCAAGAGCCCCACCATGTCCTCTTGCGCGTGTCCGCGGCGCGACCGGCCTGTGGCCCGCGGAGGTGATGTTCGACGGCGAGGGGCAGATGTTCCTCCATAACCGCTAGAGGCGCTTCGCCCGCTCGCATGCCATCGATGTCGGGCACTTCGTCGTTTTCAAGTATGACGACCACAACGACttcagcgtcaaggtcttcgacgagaccatGTGCCGCCGTCACTACCACTCCGATGAGAACGACTAGGCGACGCCAAGACGTAGAAGACGATGTAATTTCTACTATGTTTTTATTAAGTTTCTATTTGCTTCAAGCAAATCTGCCAGTTTGAGATGCCCTAAAGGAAAATAGAGTACGTAGAACAGGAGACTTGTCCGGTTCCATTTCCATGTCCCAGCCCATTCCAGCCCAAACCCACGTTCCAATTGCATCGCCCAAGGAAGGTCGCAGCCACGCAAGATCGGACGAGTATCGTACACAGTTTATCGTATGTATAGCAGCGCTCATTAAGTTATCAATGCGAAGGCCAGTCGGTAAGACATACCGTGGTAGCAGCTAACTTCTAAATTATTTGACAAACAGTATTTTATTTGTCGTAATAGGAGGAGCAAGCTAGACTAAGACATATGCAACTCTATTAGAAAATATGGCCACAAAGGAACTTATCAGCACCCACTAAATGAAATAAAGGAACTGGACCGAATGATCGTGCAAATCTTAACTGTAAACTGAACTTGAACAGGAAAAGAAGAAATGCCACATTTAATATGTAACGAAAGGTTTAGGGATGTTACCTTCTGTTAGTCTCGCCAATCCTAATTTGTGCACCGTATGGAAACAATTTGCGGACTGTCCCTTCCAAGAGAGCCCCTTCACTAAGGTACAATATTGCCTAAAACAAGTAAGGAAATTCAAAATTAATTCAAAGATACCCATAGGTTTACTCATGTAAGTTACTGCAGAATTCAAATGATACAGATGCTTTAAGTGTACTTAATTAAGAGTTGTAGGCTGCAGCAAAAGCTGTGCAAAATAATTCTGTAGGCAATCTGATAAGTTCAGAGACGGAGCTTCTCTACTTCAAACAGCCACAATAAATCATACGATATCCTGCTAAACAATATGCTAGTGAATGCTACAGGTAAGGGAAACAGAGTGAATATAGATCAATGCAGTGAACTTACCCACGCCTCTTTTTCACTAATTATTAATTCGTTACTCCTTTCATCAATCTTCCTAATACAGACATGGATCTGTCGACCAACCTGTGCAGAAGAAACAGTAAGATTCACAGGTTAGTCACTTTATTAACAAAAGCTGATAATGCTACATAAGAAAGGATCGGTAGTGGCTATATACGAAGGCTGGAACAAACGGAGGATTCAGTATTCAAGTTTCTATAGGAGAAACAAAAAATATTGCATACTATCTTAAACTTACACTGTTCTTCAGATCTGTAAAGTTTCTTGGTCTAGACATCATCTCAGGCTTAGGGAGAAATGCCCGGAGCCCCTAAATGATGGAATCATGGAGATCAGCTTTAGCAACAAATATTCAAAACTGGACCAAGCAACGTAGTACAGTAAACTTGTTATGAGTAACCGCATACCTCAATTCTTGTCAGCAAGCCTCCAGCATTCCACTCGAAAATTTTAACCTTGATAGGTGCATTAAGCTGCTTCATCTGGACATCAGTGTGTACAGAAACTGTCATATATATAACATTCGCGGTAAAAATTATAGCTTATCTCAAAACTTAATCGGTCACGCTTTCTCACAGAAGTGCATCAGCAATATAAATTCAAGAAGACAATCATATCCATTGTCATCGAAACAAGacatgaggaaaacaaggagtttCCTCATACGTATTTAGAACAGGATTTTCTGTTGCACTGCTGACTGCTCTGCATCCAAGTAAGCACACACATGTGGCTAAACAAACTGTGAAGGTATGCCGTTCTTACTACGATTGAAGATTTACAAGATCTCATGATCAAATGATGTAATACCAATTATTTGTCCATGCACTTAATCTTTTTGAAATCATTCCATGTTCCTAACAATAACATGAAATACGAGCCAAATGATTTTGACTTAAACCATCGTAAGAACCCCGTAGCGTATTGAGGATGTACAACACTTTCGGATAGTGTCGTCATTTGATGTTGAAGTTTACGCGCACACAATATTTGGAAGTTTTGCTGTGCAGGTGGCCACTGCCGTCAATCCTTTTTTTTAAGATCAAAAAGGTTTGGCTTAACTTGCAGCGGATGAAATTCGAACCAGAATTCGTTGATTGCTGCGTTTTTTTAGGGGTCGCTGATTGCTGCTGTGAATCCTACAGGCGAGTGCGGGCTAGGTGAGTCGCAAGAAAAAAACATGCGCTTGCGGGCCGGCCCAAGTGAACTACGCGGGTGCTCCAGCTTGTTGCAAGAGATACATAGGAGGTCCTCGATCCCTTGACTATGACATTCATCAAAAGATATGGGTCAGAGGGAGAAGCACATTTTCTCGACGTATGTACGGAAATTTAGGCACTTAACCTGCCAAACTACCAAACTGAGAACCTGGAAGTCTTTCAAAACGTCCACGTTCCATGAGCTAAATCCAAACGTACTTAATTACACATACTCCGTACTTGCGAATTGCGATCCATGGAGCCATTCTTTAAACTGTATGTACACGCACTAATCACTACTCTGAAATCCGCATCATGATCAACCCTCGTAGCCCTTAGGCCCTATAAATATGTCCCGGTTTACACACACTAACTCCACAACAGCACTAACACATCTAAATGAAAGTAGAAGAATAAAAACCACCGAGCGTTCCTGCAGCAACAATGGCCACCACCAAAGCCACGGCGTCCTTcgtggccctcctcctcctcgccatgaTCCTTCAGGCCGTGACCTCCGTGCAGGCTGATTGCTACATCGTATCACCACCACCAGCACCGGCTCCGGTAGCATTGGGCCCAGCTCCGGTAGCAACGGGCCTGCCCCCGTCGCCGGTAGCATCGCCACCGGcaacatcgccaccgccacctgcAGTCTCTCCCTGCCACCGTCAGCATCGCCCCCGCCACCGGCAGCATCGCCACCTCCAAATGCAACATCTCCCCCGCCAGCGGCagcatcgccacctccaccgaaagcatctccaccgccaccaaaATCATCGCCACTTCCACCGGCTGAATCGAATTATCCACCGCCACCCAaagcatcgccaccgccaccaaaaTCATCGCCACTTCCACCGGCTGAATCGAATTATCCACCGCCACCCAaagcatcgccaccgccacccaaagcatctccaccaccaccgaaagCATCTCCGCTGTCACCTCCACCgaaatcatctccaccgccacctaaagcatcgccaccgccacccaaatcatcgccaccaccacccagatcatcgccaccgccacccaaatcatctccacctccaccgaaagcatctccaccgccacctccaacgAAAGCATCGCCACCGACACACCCCACACCTCCACCTCCAACGAaagcatcgccaccgccacctccaacGAAAGCATCGCCACCGACACACCCCACACCTCCACCTCCAACGAAAGCATCGCCACCGCCACACCCCACACCTCCACCTCCGACGGtagcatcgccaccgccaccggccgGTAGTAGCGAGCAGTGCACGCTGGGCGATGTAGCTGAATTTGGAGTGTGCATCAATATCGGCCTAGGAAGTATGGGCATGGTCGGTAGAGAGCTCTGCTGCCGGCGGATCCGTGGGAAGCCGGCGGTCAATGCCGCGACTTGCCTATGCAACACCTTCTTGCAGTTCAATGCTCGTGCCGACGTCGATGTTGCCAACAAGGTCAACTTCATCCTCGAAATCTGCGGCAAACCTCGCGTCCGTGACCTCATTTGCAAGATCCTTGGATAGGCCTAAGGCCTCAATCGATGGCGTGCCTCCGCTGCTCGATCGCCTATGCGGATACATCGCTTAAACTATAATTTTTAAATTATCTACTACTATTGTGTGTGCCCAGCTTAAATCAGCGGTACACTGGTTAAAGTTGTTGTTCTCCTAAATAAAGAGTACTGATTGTCTCGATAAGAAAAGTTGTTGTCTATATTTTCCCGAGTGCGTAAAGGGACGGCCTCACGGCAACCAAAGGCAAGAGATTTATGTCCTCTAAAAAAATCTAGGAGCTTTGCCGAGTGTACCAGGTGCTAAGAGCATTACCACCGGCGCCCACGTAATGCTGTCGGGCAACAACGCCAGCACATGCAACCGCCATTTTAGGGGCGAATACCCTCATTGGCGTGCCCCCAGATGGCCGGCCCCAAATCTAGGAGGAAGCTATGTTAGTACATATTAGCGTTGCAAGCAACATACCTCACAATGCTTTAACAGCTCGAGCTAGATAGGCCAGCTAGTATAGGACAAATCTGCTTGGTACCAGCAAGACGGTGGTCATGACTCGGGCTGGAGACCTACTCCTCATACTAATCATGTGCTGCATACTGTATAAGTAGTGGTGTTTGAAGTATCTGGTAGACTGATACTGCACCATGTTCAAACAATCTGGTAATGAACTAAAACATACAAGGGACAACAAAATCATTGCTAATAGACCAGCTCATCAAATTCTCACAGCAATAGTGCTCATTGCTAAAAACCATACGAGATTACTATTGGTGTTTGAAGTTACCTAGTGCTGCACTACGTTCAAACTCTATCCGGTACTGAACTACCGACGGTGCAAACTAAAGCACGCAACTAACGTTCAAACGATTGCTAATGAAGCAGTTCATCGAGTTCCAACGAAAGTAGAGAGGAGAGCCATAGAGGACCTGCCTCACTCTGTGCCACGCGACGCGCCGGAACAGCCTGCGCGCAGACAGCAGCGGCCGCCCGCCAAGCGTCCGGCCGAGGACCTCCGCGAACACCACCGTGCCGACGCCCACCACCGGCGCGCACTTCCCCTTCCCGGCCCTCCGGACCTTCcctcccacgccgccgccgccgaccgccaCGCCGACCCTGCCTTCCGCGGCGAACTCGCTCGACGCGAGGTCGCACGCCAGGTAGCCGAACTCGTCCGGGGACGTGGGCGCCGCCTCCTTGGCCAGCATCAGCGCCGGCTCGCCCCCGGCGCCGACGTCGACGTCGagcgccctcgcgtcgcccccgacGACCACGCCCACCACCAGGTCCCCGGGCCTGGGGTCGTAGTAGACgaccccgcccccgccgccgcccgcgctagCGCCAGCGTCGTCCTCTAGGAAGGTCACGGCGGCGTTGGGGTTGGATTCCGTGTCCTCGCTGGCGTCGGCGCCCTTCAGCTGGAAGAAGTTGAGGTAGGAGGCGAGCACTTGTTCCGTGGACGGCGCTGGAGCCGGCTCGCGCTCGTCCTCCGCTTCGGAGGAGGCGGACGGGAACGGCTTGTCGAGCAGGTGCAGCTCCTCGCCCCCTCCATCCCCGCCGCCGACGCCCACATCGGAGGAGGGTAACGCACGGAGCGGCGAGGGAGCCCGTGCCGTGCGGACGGAGAGGCGGGAATGGAGGCGGGGGCTCGCGTCaggggctcggcggcggcgggtgcgcggGGAGACGGAGGCGGcggggaggagggagaggagggagggcGGCGGcatggcgaggcgaggcgaggcgagctcgctgggagcgagcagcggcgtGGTGGTCAGTCAGCGCGTGCTGCTCTATCCTCTTCGCGGGGATATTTcagatttagttttttttttgtcttctttCAGACAACTTCTCCGGTGAACAAATTGGCCCGGCCCATTCTCGTCGTGGCCCAGGCCCAATGAGGTTGAACGTGACTACTTCACTGATATGTGGGACCCAGTGTCAGGCCGATAGGTCGAGCCGGAATCGTCCGTCGGTCGCAGTCGCACAACACAAGCAAGGAACCCCACCGGAGTAGACGGCGGCGGAGCGGAACTAGCAGAagcaaggaggcggcggcggcgaggagaggaaCGGAGGATGGGGTTCATGCTGCGGGTGAGGCTGGCCTCCTTCTTCGCtggcgcggcggccgcggcggccggcggcggctactTCCTCTACAAGGACTACAAGCTCGCCCACGACTCCACCGCCCTCAAGGTTTGGCCCGCACGCTCCCCCTCCCCCAGATCTCGGATTCTGTACTAGCCCGTACGCCCCAATCGCATCCGCGGTTCTGCTCCTCGCGTGTGGGAATGGGGGATTAGGTTAGAGAAGAAGAAAACCCTCCTCTAGGTGGCGTTTCTGCTTATATCCTGACGCTAAGTTGAGGAAACTACTTATCTCTAGATCACGTTCCTGTTGGCGTTACTGGCGTGTCCTGAAACTGTAAGCCTACGGTGCTTGGATATAGATCATATCTTGTGATCGGTAATGTTACACACCAGGCCTGAATTTGCAGGCCGCCATATTGCCTGCTGATTATTTGGGGGTTTCTGTGATGATAGATGCTTCTATGGGCCTATCACTTTCAATTTGATTGCAGCCTCTATTATGTCTAGAAACTCATGGTGTTAGTTTCTGCAAAATGTAATTTGTAACCAGCAATGCAATTCTCAGTTTTGACATTGTTGACGGTTCCAGTCTCACTCCATGTGATGAGTATCTTGCCCTGGTCAAATCAGTGGTCTATATGGCAGTTTGGTAGTTTGTGGCCTGCTGTGATTCTAGAAGTATTCTGAGCTACAATGGTTGCATCTTTGCACACTCGCCATATTTCTTTTCATAAAAACAATTGGTTTAGGGGATTGTCTGGCAGAGAACCGTTATCTTTTGCTCTACCTATGAAGCTCCCCTGTGATGT from Lolium rigidum isolate FL_2022 chromosome 4, APGP_CSIRO_Lrig_0.1, whole genome shotgun sequence encodes the following:
- the LOC124707236 gene encoding protein PIGMENT DEFECTIVE 338, chloroplastic-like; this encodes MPPPSLLSLLPAASVSPRTRRRRAPDASPRLHSRLSVRTARAPSPLRALPSSDVGVGGGDGGGEELHLLDKPFPSASSEAEDEREPAPAPSTEQVLASYLNFFQLKGADASEDTESNPNAAVTFLEDDAGASAGGGGGGVVYYDPRPGDLVVGVVVGGDARALDVDVGAGGEPALMLAKEAAPTSPDEFGYLACDLASSEFAAEGRVGVAVGGGGVGGKVRRAGKGKCAPVVGVGTVVFAEVLGRTLGGRPLLSARRLFRRVAWHRVRQMKQLNAPIKVKIFEWNAGGLLTRIEGLRAFLPKPEMMSRPRNFTDLKNSVGRQIHVCIRKIDERSNELIISEKEAWAILYLSEGALLEGTVRKLFPYGAQIRIGETNRSGLLHVSKITHGQVRSVSDVLQVGERVKALVIKSSAPDRIALSTKDLESEPGLFLSDKEKVFAEAEEMARRYRDQMPVSPLSAEPGSSCSDDHGVPFEDEEESYANWKWLKFIKSDRVGCSPRSTEPGL
- the LOC124649758 gene encoding uncharacterized protein LOC124649758, which translates into the protein MGFMLRVRLASFFAGAAAAAAGGGYFLYKDYKLAHDSTALKVKGLYDHVDARYKALDKRLAALEAQKSAESSPVVDAPSD